From Scomber scombrus chromosome 13, fScoSco1.1, whole genome shotgun sequence, a single genomic window includes:
- the znf148 gene encoding zinc finger protein 148 isoform X2: MNTDDKLEGMLLKCSSGGIDGGGRVGLGSGGGLVVMTLGERSLANHPLLAEDDEDEDEDEDLTGSSLVTHDLVPPEQLMMQEEMTKNGGEEEGGGELSIKQELKLSEPAVQMKKDKKAVKDLIVCPKKKKRKQRSPAKILNINDDGSLGIQNPKCHVCVHCNAAFRTNYHLQRHVFIHTGEKPFQCSQCDMRFIQKYLLQRHEKIHTGEKPFRCDECGMRFIQKYHMERHKRTHSGEKPYQCDYCHQYFSRTDRVLKHRRMCHENRERKTNKAAGKVGPLREADSVGIPFLAKECSLPKKKRQKCADKLQSSGASTAAQTEGHAAPAPETEEKEEQRQNKIEGLPLYAVSSKVKHEYVIADYSVELPEETASQHQEVEGSSEETTPPKLVLKKVPKRSLKQPSEPTPPCLSTLSSFEDNSKDAQYTFEIVDKQGLLDVESNTEHESVETLQGGPTKPAASSTNYDDAMQFLKKKRYLQAAMANNSRDYGLNTSSVSSQAPVTQTVVSTVIDETVPATILEPQPINTEIKATHDRNVLPDEVLQTLLDHYSNKANGQSDISFSVADTEVTSSISINSSDVSDSSPVESLGASSAQTQPPTEKVSLLQEYSKFLQQALERTSQNDSYLTSQSLSLVSENPTLAGQPLFSTEKQFPSPSRFKSGMSSPLRSTLEKPHFGLLVGDSQHSFSFSGDETTPPSAVSPAEEDFLEQVSTSKKIDSSQGILQTFQISSFDPNFKSHFQTTRSGPSSQFTVANGQVSLRGHSTDFSEFPSVRVTETRSQLTSSPDVSTSETFG; encoded by the exons ATGAACACTGATGACAAGTTGGAGGGTATGCTGCTAAAGTGCAGCAGTGGAGGAAtagatggaggagggagagttGGGCTGGGCAGCGGAGGGGGACTAGTGGTGATGACCCTGGGGGAGCGATCACTGGCAAACCACCCTCTGCTGGCTGAGGATGACGAGGACGAGGACGAAGATGAGGACTTGACCGGGAGCTCGCTGGTTACTCATGACCTGGTTCCTCCCGAGCAGCTGATGATGCAGGAGGAGATGACAAAGAACGGTGgcgaagaggagggaggaggcgaG CTGAGCATAAAGCAGGAACTGAAGCTGTCTGAGCCTGCAGTCCAGATGAAGAAGGATAAAAAAGCAGTGAAGGACCTGATTGTGTGtcccaagaagaaaaaaaggaagcagcGTTCACCAGCAAAG ATTCTCAACATCAATGATGATGGATCACTTGGGATACAAAACCCCAAgtgtcatgtgtgtgttcactgtaatgcagcattCAGAACCAACTACCATCTACAGAGGCATGTCTTCATTCACACTG GTGAAAAGCCATTTCAGTGCAGCCAATGTGACATGCGCTTCATTCAGAAATATCTTCTCCAGAGACATGAGAAAATCCATACTG GTGAGAAGCCGTTTCGCTGTGATGAGTGTGGTATGAGGTTCATCCAGAAGTATCACATGGAGAGACACAAGAGGACACACAGTGGAGAGAAGCCCTACCAATGTGACTATTGTCACCAG TACTTCTCCAGAACAGACCGGGTTTTAAAGCACAGGCGAATGTGTCacgaaaacagagagaggaagaccaACAAAGCTGCTGGTAAAGTTGGACCTTTGCGTGAAGCAGATTCTGTAGGCATCCCCTTCCTTGCCAAAGAGTGTTCCCTGCCCAAGAAGAAACGGCAAAAGTGTGCAGACAAGTTGCAGAGTTCAGGCGCTTCCACTGCTGCCCAAACAGAAGGGCACGCTGCCCCTGCTCcagaaacagaagagaaagaggagcagagacagaATAAAATTGAAGGTCTACCTCTGTATGCTGTGTCCTCCAAAGTCAAACACGAGTACGTGATTGCTGACTATTCTGTGGAACTTCCTGAAGAAACGGCAAGCCAACACCAAGAAGTAGAGGGGTCATCAGAAGAGACGACTCCTCCTAAACTAGTCCTGAAGAAGGTCCCCAAGAGAAGTCTAAAACAACCCAGTGAACCAACTCCGCCATGCCTGTCCACTCTGTCTTCCTTCGAGGATAACAGCAAGGACGCACAGTATACCTTTGAAATAGTGGACAAGCAAGGCCTTTTAGACGTAGAAAGCAACACTGAACATGAGTCAGTCGAAACTCTTCAAGGAGGACCAACAAagccagcagccagcagcaCAAACTACGATGACGCCATGCAGTTTCTCAAGAAAAAACGTTATCTTCAAGCTGCAATGGCCAATAACAGTCGGGATTATGGCCTGAACACGAGCAGCGTCTCCTCTCAGGCACCTGTTACACAAACTGTGGTGTCAACCGTCATTGACGAAACTGTACCTGCCACCATCCTGGAGCCCCAGCCCATTAACACAGAGATTAAGGCGACTCATGATAGGAACGTGTTGCCAGATGAGGTTCTTCAGACTCTGTTGGACCATTACTCCAACAAAGCCAACGGGCAATCAGACATTTCCTTTAGTGTGGCTGACACAGAGGTTACTTCAAGCATATCCATTAACTCCTCTGATGTTTCAGACAGCAGCCCTGTGGAGAGTCTCGGAGCCTCTAGTGCCCAGACTCAACCACCTACCGAGAAGGTCAGTCTCTTGCAAGAGTACTCCAAATTTCTCCAGCAAGCACTGGAGAGGACCAGCCAGAACGACAGCTACCTGACGAGCCAGAGCCTCAGCTTGGTCTCCGAAAACCCCACCTTAGCCGGACAGCCTCTGTTCTCCACTGAGAAACAGTTTCCTTCCCCCAGTAGGTTCAAATCAGGGATGAGCTCTCCATTAAGATCCACTTTAGAGAAACCTCACTTTGGATTACTGGTTGGAGACTCCCAgcactcattttcattttcaggtgaTGAGACCACACCTCCCTCCGCAGTATCCCCAGCGGAGGAGGACTTCCTGGAACAGGTTTCAACCTCTAAAAAGATAGACTCGTCACAAGGGATACTGCAGACTTTTCAAATAAGCTCCTTTGATCCAAACTTCAAATCTCATTTCCAGACGACAAGATCTGGACCCTCCTCACAGTTTACTGTTGCCAACGGACAAGTAAGTCTACGAGGTCACAGCACAGACTTCTCAGAGTTCCCCTCAGTTAGAGTCACTGAGACCAGGTCCCAGCTGACCTCCTCACCTGATGTTTCAACAAGCGAAACCTTTGGctga
- the znf148 gene encoding zinc finger protein 148 isoform X1: MNTDDKLEGMLLKCSSGGIDGGGRVGLGSGGGLVVMTLGERSLANHPLLAEDDEDEDEDEDLTGSSLVTHDLVPPEQLMMQEEMTKNGGEEEGGGEVGVHFPLKLTHKLPCLLHMPLSIKQELKLSEPAVQMKKDKKAVKDLIVCPKKKKRKQRSPAKILNINDDGSLGIQNPKCHVCVHCNAAFRTNYHLQRHVFIHTGEKPFQCSQCDMRFIQKYLLQRHEKIHTGEKPFRCDECGMRFIQKYHMERHKRTHSGEKPYQCDYCHQYFSRTDRVLKHRRMCHENRERKTNKAAGKVGPLREADSVGIPFLAKECSLPKKKRQKCADKLQSSGASTAAQTEGHAAPAPETEEKEEQRQNKIEGLPLYAVSSKVKHEYVIADYSVELPEETASQHQEVEGSSEETTPPKLVLKKVPKRSLKQPSEPTPPCLSTLSSFEDNSKDAQYTFEIVDKQGLLDVESNTEHESVETLQGGPTKPAASSTNYDDAMQFLKKKRYLQAAMANNSRDYGLNTSSVSSQAPVTQTVVSTVIDETVPATILEPQPINTEIKATHDRNVLPDEVLQTLLDHYSNKANGQSDISFSVADTEVTSSISINSSDVSDSSPVESLGASSAQTQPPTEKVSLLQEYSKFLQQALERTSQNDSYLTSQSLSLVSENPTLAGQPLFSTEKQFPSPSRFKSGMSSPLRSTLEKPHFGLLVGDSQHSFSFSGDETTPPSAVSPAEEDFLEQVSTSKKIDSSQGILQTFQISSFDPNFKSHFQTTRSGPSSQFTVANGQVSLRGHSTDFSEFPSVRVTETRSQLTSSPDVSTSETFG, encoded by the exons ATGAACACTGATGACAAGTTGGAGGGTATGCTGCTAAAGTGCAGCAGTGGAGGAAtagatggaggagggagagttGGGCTGGGCAGCGGAGGGGGACTAGTGGTGATGACCCTGGGGGAGCGATCACTGGCAAACCACCCTCTGCTGGCTGAGGATGACGAGGACGAGGACGAAGATGAGGACTTGACCGGGAGCTCGCTGGTTACTCATGACCTGGTTCCTCCCGAGCAGCTGATGATGCAGGAGGAGATGACAAAGAACGGTGgcgaagaggagggaggaggcgaGGTGGGAGTGCATTTCCCCCTAAAACTCACCCATAAGTTGCCCTGCTTGCTTCATATGCCA CTGAGCATAAAGCAGGAACTGAAGCTGTCTGAGCCTGCAGTCCAGATGAAGAAGGATAAAAAAGCAGTGAAGGACCTGATTGTGTGtcccaagaagaaaaaaaggaagcagcGTTCACCAGCAAAG ATTCTCAACATCAATGATGATGGATCACTTGGGATACAAAACCCCAAgtgtcatgtgtgtgttcactgtaatgcagcattCAGAACCAACTACCATCTACAGAGGCATGTCTTCATTCACACTG GTGAAAAGCCATTTCAGTGCAGCCAATGTGACATGCGCTTCATTCAGAAATATCTTCTCCAGAGACATGAGAAAATCCATACTG GTGAGAAGCCGTTTCGCTGTGATGAGTGTGGTATGAGGTTCATCCAGAAGTATCACATGGAGAGACACAAGAGGACACACAGTGGAGAGAAGCCCTACCAATGTGACTATTGTCACCAG TACTTCTCCAGAACAGACCGGGTTTTAAAGCACAGGCGAATGTGTCacgaaaacagagagaggaagaccaACAAAGCTGCTGGTAAAGTTGGACCTTTGCGTGAAGCAGATTCTGTAGGCATCCCCTTCCTTGCCAAAGAGTGTTCCCTGCCCAAGAAGAAACGGCAAAAGTGTGCAGACAAGTTGCAGAGTTCAGGCGCTTCCACTGCTGCCCAAACAGAAGGGCACGCTGCCCCTGCTCcagaaacagaagagaaagaggagcagagacagaATAAAATTGAAGGTCTACCTCTGTATGCTGTGTCCTCCAAAGTCAAACACGAGTACGTGATTGCTGACTATTCTGTGGAACTTCCTGAAGAAACGGCAAGCCAACACCAAGAAGTAGAGGGGTCATCAGAAGAGACGACTCCTCCTAAACTAGTCCTGAAGAAGGTCCCCAAGAGAAGTCTAAAACAACCCAGTGAACCAACTCCGCCATGCCTGTCCACTCTGTCTTCCTTCGAGGATAACAGCAAGGACGCACAGTATACCTTTGAAATAGTGGACAAGCAAGGCCTTTTAGACGTAGAAAGCAACACTGAACATGAGTCAGTCGAAACTCTTCAAGGAGGACCAACAAagccagcagccagcagcaCAAACTACGATGACGCCATGCAGTTTCTCAAGAAAAAACGTTATCTTCAAGCTGCAATGGCCAATAACAGTCGGGATTATGGCCTGAACACGAGCAGCGTCTCCTCTCAGGCACCTGTTACACAAACTGTGGTGTCAACCGTCATTGACGAAACTGTACCTGCCACCATCCTGGAGCCCCAGCCCATTAACACAGAGATTAAGGCGACTCATGATAGGAACGTGTTGCCAGATGAGGTTCTTCAGACTCTGTTGGACCATTACTCCAACAAAGCCAACGGGCAATCAGACATTTCCTTTAGTGTGGCTGACACAGAGGTTACTTCAAGCATATCCATTAACTCCTCTGATGTTTCAGACAGCAGCCCTGTGGAGAGTCTCGGAGCCTCTAGTGCCCAGACTCAACCACCTACCGAGAAGGTCAGTCTCTTGCAAGAGTACTCCAAATTTCTCCAGCAAGCACTGGAGAGGACCAGCCAGAACGACAGCTACCTGACGAGCCAGAGCCTCAGCTTGGTCTCCGAAAACCCCACCTTAGCCGGACAGCCTCTGTTCTCCACTGAGAAACAGTTTCCTTCCCCCAGTAGGTTCAAATCAGGGATGAGCTCTCCATTAAGATCCACTTTAGAGAAACCTCACTTTGGATTACTGGTTGGAGACTCCCAgcactcattttcattttcaggtgaTGAGACCACACCTCCCTCCGCAGTATCCCCAGCGGAGGAGGACTTCCTGGAACAGGTTTCAACCTCTAAAAAGATAGACTCGTCACAAGGGATACTGCAGACTTTTCAAATAAGCTCCTTTGATCCAAACTTCAAATCTCATTTCCAGACGACAAGATCTGGACCCTCCTCACAGTTTACTGTTGCCAACGGACAAGTAAGTCTACGAGGTCACAGCACAGACTTCTCAGAGTTCCCCTCAGTTAGAGTCACTGAGACCAGGTCCCAGCTGACCTCCTCACCTGATGTTTCAACAAGCGAAACCTTTGGctga